The sequence TTTTGATAAAGCATGACGCATTTCCTTATGCACTTAAATGTAAATGCTACGCGGCACACCCATTAGGATCAGGAATGACTATGCCGCTGTAGTTTTATGTTGCTGATCAATGAGGCCGAACTACTCCTTTACCATCACTATGCCAGGCATCTGCCACGTCCCTTTGCCAACCGGTAACACAGACAATGACTCACTAGCGGGTTGTGGCCAGTACAGTCGCATTACCAGATAAGCGGTGTCATTAGGTGCTGGTAGCCAGTTAGCTTCTTTATCTTTACCGGGCGAGTCTTTCTGGATGTAAATAGTCACAGCGCCGTTGGCGTCTTTCTTCATCTCAGACACCATGGCGGTGTTGATCAAATAGCGATCGATGGGGTTTTTGATCATTAACTGCGACTTGCCGTCGTACATAGTCACGGACCAAAAGGCATTGACTGGAGGCATCTGGTCTTTAGTGAAAGTGATGCTGTAGTTGTGCTTACTGGTATCAATAGTTTGACCATTAGCATCTAGGCGGCCGAACAGGTAAACCGCTTCATCGGCATCATTACCATAAATACCCGCCTTGGCGGCAGCAGCACGCATCAACCAGTCACCATTATAATGCGCCCTATCACCGGGCAAGGAGCCGAGCTGCCAGCCGTTAACATCGGTGAGGCCCGAGGCAAGATAGGTGTCGATCTTAGTGTCACCGGCTTTCATCGCCTCTAGCATGGCTTGTTGGTGTTCGGGTGACAGAGATTTTAGATCGAAGGTCTTGCCAGGACCCACGCCAATTTGTTCCAGCTTGGCGCGTATGTCCTTGTCTTCGTCAGCTTGTGGAATGTATTCGAGCGCGGCCCCAAGATAGGTCCAAAAGTTGCCTTTTATGCCAGCCGTTGTCGCGGGCAGAAAGTTAGGGTTAGTCGCAGCAGCAGGAGCTGGTTTGCCAAGGAATGTCGACAGCGGCTCTGTTTTGTACTGACCCTGAATTTTTTCCACATTGGGCATGTCCGCAGGATCCAGTAACTGGGTACGAAATGCCGCTAGGCTGAAGGGTGTGAGCGAGTGAAATAATCCATCTATGCCCGCCGGTTTTTCGCCCTGCCAATCAGGTCCCGCCACCAAGTAGCTGCCGCCCTTACCGCCAGTGGCACGGCTACCCAAATAACCGTAGTTGTAGGTATGTCCATCGTTGAGCATCACAGAATAGTAGCGATCGGTAACGGTGGGGATAGTGATGACCATGGGTTCGGCACGCAGATCCAACCAAACCAAGGAATACGGCGTG comes from Oceanisphaera profunda and encodes:
- a CDS encoding DUF1254 domain-containing protein produces the protein MMNIRMTLATAAFGVMVSATATAAPADKLTTEQVKAIAEEGFIYGLPLVMNYAIMNEYAVDPKSSQFKAPFNQVKNEPRVFTYKDTAVVTANSDTPYSLVWLDLRAEPMVITIPTVTDRYYSVMLNDGHTYNYGYLGSRATGGKGGSYLVAGPDWQGEKPAGIDGLFHSLTPFSLAAFRTQLLDPADMPNVEKIQGQYKTEPLSTFLGKPAPAAATNPNFLPATTAGIKGNFWTYLGAALEYIPQADEDKDIRAKLEQIGVGPGKTFDLKSLSPEHQQAMLEAMKAGDTKIDTYLASGLTDVNGWQLGSLPGDRAHYNGDWLMRAAAAKAGIYGNDADEAVYLFGRLDANGQTIDTSKHNYSITFTKDQMPPVNAFWSVTMYDGKSQLMIKNPIDRYLINTAMVSEMKKDANGAVTIYIQKDSPGKDKEANWLPAPNDTAYLVMRLYWPQPASESLSVLPVGKGTWQMPGIVMVKE